From Gossypium raimondii isolate GPD5lz chromosome 11, ASM2569854v1, whole genome shotgun sequence:
atggaatgtgtgcgtcttgGGTCTCCACCTTTCAACCAACGCACTgataagtttcgggtccaacttgcatccccagcctaccgtcgccacgtgccaaaaatcTGCTTCCCAtaggtaattctctaccaacggtgatggaggaccatgcatattccggatatagcattccaatattcgatctacagacttttataacaaataataaattaataattatttaaaaatacataaataaaaaatcttaaataatatttaaaaaataaatttaacacttatcatttttatttgttcgacggatatgtGCTTGTTATCAAAACGAATCAATTCTCCAGCCATTGCTaaattcgtacaaatttttacgatttaaaaaaatttttaaaaaattaaatttttttaataataattaaaaatagggatttaagagaaatttaagaggaaattgagagcaaattgagattaaatattgatttgaaagaaatttggaaggaaattgagagcaatttgagaggaaattgagaaaataattgagaaatgattaatttgtgaaaaaaatgaaggcGTGGAgggtttttatagttttttttttaccattggaggggccaacggtcaaaaaaatgaTCGTTGGCATTGTTCACGCGCGGGAAAAACGCGCCTTTGAGGACGCGTTTTCCTatcacgtaccctgacatcgcgctaaCGTGAACGGGTTTTCGGGGAAAATGGTCCATTCTGATAAATAATCatttaccgggcccatttcgataaatattaaaaaaagcttttaattatattttacgGTTAGAGGTATCCAAAAATCATAATACGAAGTAAAACACTTGAATTTACACGATATTGatagaaattacaaaaaaaagaaaaaaaaagtaaaagcgATACGGAAGATTGTACTTTCAGTTTTCTAACCGTTAGATGGGACAGCTGTCAGGCaaccaaatttttttcccttaaaactctgtttctttattaatatatttttctgaaaaggAAATCACATGTGCAAAGTTAAATCTATAGAAGCATGAACCCCCCCACCAAGACGAGGCACACGTGCGACTTGGCAAGCTCCAAAATATCAGAACAATAAACGTAGGGCATTATTGTAATTTTGAGAAACGTACGTTACGTATGGACCGTGTCGGAGTATAAAGAATTTCTGTACGGGCAGTATTATGCAATGTCACGTGATATTGTGTGCATATTCATTGGATGTGAATCtgctctttatttttttctatactTTTACTTGTCTACAAAATCTTGGATTGTTAAAACTATAGATACGGTCGGTCCATTCAATTGAAATAAAGAGTGAAAAGgaaatgcattttttttttgaaaataaaaaataaaaaatttatttacggcaataatttttaaaatctgatAAGTATGGAACTCCATGTCATCCAAACAAGCTAGAATCCATGCACATATTTGTTCCTGATAATGCCAACCAATTCTGGATTGTTGCATTGAGTATTTCTATCCGGAAATATGTTGTCCCAATGATATGGCTGTAAAGGAAGAGCAGATCTACCAATATATCTCATTTTTGTTCTTAATCTCTacaacacatttaaaaaaaatattttaatatattatttatggtTAAACCATGGATGTAATAACGTTAAAGATTTCTTTGATGACATAATTGAAAAAAGAAGCCAGTTGTAGTTAAAAGTAAAACTGAGGTAACAAATGGGTGTATAATAAAACTGAAGATTAgtttaaagaaataagaaatccATCCCTGAATGAGGAAAGCATAAGTTTGATTAGTTGTGGATGGACTGGAATGCACTGAATTCAGAGTTGGgacttttttattaattactacTATACATTGATGGGGCAGTAAGTTTGAAATCGTTGCCTCTTCATTCTCTACatgtcaatttcaaaattaatttaaagatgaaaGGGAAGCAGGAGATGGGGCCTGGGCATGGGGTTTGGATAACATACCAATTTACAAGCCAAGCCACCCGCCCCCTTTTATCAttcatttccctttttctttctatctaaagtaattataatatataaatgctattttctttaaataagtGAAtcaatttatgagttttaaatttttattttattttcatcttataATTAGTGAGGATAAATTTGTGTTTGTCCCCAAGTCTTCCAAAGTTtcttttatagaatttataattttattataaatttaattaaaattagtatctgaattttaatttgataaaaataaagctaaataattacaatatataaatgtctaactattaattaattaaaataaataaacttaaattactACAATATggcaattaattaattgttcttttcctaattttaggattaaaatgattcgaatttaaaaatatcgtaaaaaatatatttaaaatttcaagacaTTTCCTTGCCACTGAATTTTGAGTATTATTTTCTTCAGTATTTGGAGTTTattcttgaaataaataaataaaaattctacaaaCTACAATGTaacttggttttatttttacattgaaAATGTGAGGTTCATGACAATGATCCAAGAAGTTTGAGAGTTCACAAGATtcacatgaaataaattattatggaCCGTCCAACCATTCTGGTAATCGTCCCTTACACATATCTCTCCTTCCGATGAACACATGGAAAACGTGGGGGCAAAATAAGGGAAACCGCGTCCACAAACTTCCGTCACCGCAACCAGACAAAAATTACAGTTGTAATGAAAAAAACATAAACCAAAGGCCAAACACACCTGCCTCTCTCTAACGCCCTACACGTTACTAAACCAAGCGGAAATTGATTGTTCACCCTCTGACACCTCAGCTCTATACGTCATATCTGCTTCTTATAACCCCCTTGGTTTCTCGCCACGTCATTAGGTTTCTTGAACCTCAATGGACCCCAtctcctttttttgtttttttttctcatcatCTCCTAACTTTTACTATAACTACATTTTACAATAGTTTTTAAAGTAATaccaatatttttctaaaaataattatatttaaaattttaaaagtaaaagatattttttaaatgtcatTTTCAATGCTACTtattaattatgataatttagataaatttatccCCAAATGATTATCACAATCTTTATAATAGTATATATTAATACTAATTATTTGccaatataattttatgagtttaattttaattttttagataatgtactttttattactataaataatgtaaagataattaaaatttattaacttatttgaaaattcaaataattaaaatattttactatattcaCTGCgagatataattttatttaaaaaatcaatagaaagcaaattattcaaaataataaacataaataacaaatattaattattttgatcatttaaatATTGTGCTAATAAAATATCTAATCATCTTATAACATTTGTACAAATtataaacaattcaattttattttcttttcttaatatttgaataaattggcCATGatattttatagatatataattagcataattataatatattggattatataaatttattatttataaagttttatatatgaaatatatagtaacctattatataaataattaaagttttatttaaaactagagtaatataatttttaattttggttaatggaaatagaaattattttagtatgaattttatttttatttactattataaaaaattcatttaataaatgttttaattgagtcagaattcttatttataaatatgataagttttttttaactaaatattataataaatttaaaaatcttatttataaatgagataaaatttatataaaaaaatctaaatggAAGCAAGAAAACATAGTTGCTGTCTCCTTTTGAACCGTCAATGAGATGAAGTGATGAGGAAGGACAGTGTTGCCAGCTATAACGCATTAATTCTTTTTGGTTGTTTATGAGAAATTTATGGtcgtaaaaaaatttagtttttttagttAATCGAAAAAGACAACATATTTTGATTATGGTTAAGGGGATGATCCTACACTGTCCCATGATTCCGCTATCGTAAGTCGTATGCACCCATAgtaccatttatttatttatttatctactTATAGTATTCCATCCGATACGATAGGATAGAAAGAAGAATCGtagcttttgaaaattcttaatGGCTAAGTCTCGACGAGATGTCATTTGGAATCAGAAATGTGACAACGTGCCTTATTTCTCTTCCTatatgcttttaatttttaggcCAAGTTGGAATCGCCCTCTTCCTAAGTAACCTTTCCACATTGATTTAATAATGCTGTtcctataattaaacttaacgACTGCATTTTATGTTGCTTAAGCTAAAGGATGTATGGATTCTTCCATGCATCCACCTCCTACGTGATTTCTTAGTCTGACCATCCCCCCAAGAccaagtaaaattttagagCACTAATTTTGATTTCAACCTTACTAACTTTATTCccttatcattattttaaagaaataggATTAAGCCTTAAATATGTTAGGTAAGATGTGACACAGATTAAATTATGCCTACAATTGCATAACTGAAATGACTAAAATGGGAACATATtagtttgtttgtttgtgtaCGAATTTTCAACTTGTGTGTTGGATttacttaatttcaatatttttaattatttcaatatgtgaattttattttgcatgGTATCTATTGAAGAATAAgtttgtttgatttgatttcggCAATATAGGAATTAATAAAGTTTCTTTTGGATAAGATATTagttatttagtttttatatgcTTTATACCTTCCCAAAAAGCATTAGTATTGTTGGATCAACCTAaaagtatttttcatttttaaaatattttattatatgttccATCATATTTAAATCTCAACACGATTTTTTAATTGGGCTGTGGCCTAacttactatatatatatttaaaatagccTACCTCAGATAATAatgtcaataaaatatttaaataagtaTAACAAAgtgacatatttaaaaaaaaattaaaggtaaaAGAGAAAGAGTGTAAAGTAATTATGgagttatatgttaaattaaagtataaaatgataaatgttTGAAGTGATAATGACATTGGAGATTTTTTGACATTAAATTAAGTACAACTTTATAGTTGTATGGCATTAAGTATACCATTTAGGAACAAGGTTAATTAATCATTTCCACAACATAATGCATGCATCCATCTTCTGAAATTTTTGTTGTGGTGGGCGCAGCTATttcctttcccctttttttcttttcataaagcTTTTTAATTTCAACACAATGATTTACTAATATTTTGTATGGATAAAACATGATATATTATGCAAACCAAAGTGCTAACCTtgggatttaatttaatttagatgtgaatatgattacttcttattcaatttcatcctctCCCCTTCTTTGCTTCCAATTCAAACTTGATTATGTACGCTCCCTTCCATAGTTGATGATGAACTATTATGGACAAAACCgatacaaaagaaaaaggggttAATAGTCGGGGGCTAATCCTTTTCCATCCAATTGGAGGGAAAAAATATTGTATGGAATATCTTCATGTTcgttataaaataaagtatgctaaagaagaagaagaaaaagaagaagaagaaattatcAATGATTTGCCCTTCAATGATCCGTTGAAAACCTAAAAGAAACCAAATATATCTGAAGAATTTTGGTTAGGAAACAAAAATAAGGGGGTTTCAAtgtttcatcatcatcaacGGATTCGAGACATTAGGCCCCCAACAATAAGGTTTTTTGTCAATGTGGTGGAGCCACTCGGCCCCTGGTTAGGTTAGGGGTCATTGTCCTTTTGAACAGCATTGGTTCATAATAGTGATAACAgttttttaagatttatggTTGGAGTcttatgaatataaaaaaaagaaaaaaaagagtattaaaaaaatttaatttaatttcgaaaTGAATCaagatttaatataattatcaaataatgaacagaattaatattgaaatgaTGATGGGTTTCCTTAGTAAAGCCGGCTTCCATCCACTCCTTGGTGAAATTGACAAAACTGGGTACGTTACAAGGAAATTTTGGGATTAAGGTCTAAAGTAGTGACTTTGAAAGTTGATTTCAGTAGTTTAGAAATGTCAAAATCGTCCACCTCTGTAGTTTCCGATACCGTTGTCTTCAGACCAAATCATTTAAACAGCCAAGTTTTACTAGAAATAATTCCATTTTGTCCACACTCTTCCTATGTCATAGCGgaaatttcagtttcttttgACCACAACAATAGCAATTGGGGATCAAACTTAGCCCTTATGTCAATGTCAATATTTTATCCCCTAATCCAATTCCAAGAAGCCAGATCAACAAAACTTACTTCCTATCAGATTTACTTTCCCTTTTTTCCCCTTAACCCTTTTTGAATTTTCTAGAcaaccaaaacaaagaaaagattatTAGATGGTATGAATGGGAGCTTGCAGTTGTTGGGTTTGTGAATAAAGGAAAGATTTTGCACTTCTTCATTTGTCATTGAGCaatctagggtttatatttatttgttaggTTCCTTGTTTGCTTGTGGCTGCTgggtaattttttttgtaaatatttattgcTATTTGaacactttgtttttttttttaattttacccgGGTTTGATATTGACCTACAACTATCCTATCTTGAAGTTATAATGATTTTAACAGAATTAATTATTACaagaaccaaattaattaattaaaataaattcagaaaaaaaaaccaacgcatttacttatataacttaaattttcaaagttttttgaATCTCAAATACTGACGTATTAACCCCTGAagtgtattaatttatttataatgttccaATTTATTGTTGAATGATGTGAGGTTGAGACGGTGGAAATAAACAGGTGGTGGCTAAGGGACCCTAATTGACTCCACAAGGCTACTCCTACTGCCTACCATCATCAAGTTgcccacaaaaaaaaaaaaaaggagaaatggAATTTGACATCTACCCTTTTGTCTTGTAACCAACTAAGATCAAATTTATGATAAAAGCACAACcttaaaaaacattaataaatattGGTTCATAATATTtgcattaaaagaaaaagcataAAGAATATGTCATCGCTATAGCCCAAATAGGTAGCAACCAAGCAGTAATTAGTTTGCCCAGAAAAACAGAGGTTGTGAGTAGTCACAAAACTAATAAAACATCTTAGATTGACGGAGGTAATTGGATAGAAAGTAGGGAATTTGTCGGCTGGGTGCGAATCTTCAATTTCATTGGGGTCCTCACTCCAATAACTTCATTGTAACCAACATGAACATcggtataaaaatattatgctaccaaataatatttatcCCTTTTTTTAGATTAATAGGAAGGATGGCATATACTCtttgatattaaaatatgatttaatttttggtatttcaatttttttcttaatttgatatttaaatatttttagtctaATTTAGTATATtggtactttttttattaatttagttttaaattttttatctaatttgatacctaaacttatcaaatattatacaaattatcCTAAAACATTGATGGTGTTAGTTTTTTTACGAGAGGACAAAAATAACTAATGTATAATCAGTGTGATAGATGAAATAGAATTTAATggcaaaaaagataaaatttgaagtttcCTTCTTTTTGCTAAGCATTATGctcaaattctatttttcattgGTGTTGAGAATATTTTGACTGTTAATGGTAGGAATGACTCAAGAGGAACTATATGCTTAAAACATGGCATAATCTTCACAAAGTCTtcaattctagaaaaatattgTCTATATCAGATAAAGTTGAtgttaaaaattgtattttgagctatgcttaatgaattgatattaaagaagaaataagagcttacctaaaataaaataaaataattatttaaattttaaaaatacaaataattgaacatttaaactacaaaaaaatcaatgtcATTTGCCTCATGTTGGTCATAtattggttattttattatctcataaaaataatattgtagtATATTGAAGTAATTGTATAACATTCGATAAGTTTATGTATCAAGTTGGACAAAAAAtgtttaagtattaaattaaaaaattaaattcaaatatcaaatattatattaaactttaaaataatgaaaaaattaaaaaagataaattaaattgaaatttcaactttttatgAGGGTGAAAAGaaagtttatttaataaaaaaattgaagtgttAGCATTTGAAAGGGATTAAAGTTGCATAAGTGTATAAAAGACCGAATTGATAATAATGTTATAGAATGATGATTAGAATGAGAAAGATAGTTGTTGATATATGTTAGGTCATTTTTCACTGTAATCCCACATTCGACCTacaattatttgaaataattaaaaagtaattattaCATGAAAATATGCCAACAATTGCataattaatgttaattaaGTGGAATTAGTGGTGGTCGGGGTCTGCTCCCTCTCATTCccaaacatacatacatacatacatgcatccAACTTCCCCATAATTTCATTACCTTCTCATACTTGAATCTTAAGTTTCTGATTATGGAATCCAACAAAAAACACCCCCCAAAGACTTTACACTGTTTGTGAACTAAATTACCTAATTATCCTTTATAAATCATACCAACATTCCAATCTTTCTCTCTAATTTTGcttttaatccttatactaaatttaatcattttccttTTGAAGTTACAACTGTTGTAATCAAATCAATCAACCATTAAAGTCTGATTGATAATAGTGTCAAAAGATTTATATTAAATTGGAGCTTCTCTAAAATTGTGCTGAAGAAATGTAGTGTCTcgtattcaaaataaaaatccttACAACtctagatttaatattttatatacttatcGGCCTTCTGTGATATTGATTGGGTGagtaaattttatttcagaaatattatataatttaatttaataaaaaaattgtatttcaattattaaatcaaaagagtaaaataattaaatacgtaaaagattaaatttgaaatgagGTGAAAGTATAATTAGACCTAAATATTTGGAATTAAACCTCAAGGCTATAAGATGCTAAAATTTGCAGTTTTGttggatattattattttttgcttttagGGCAAGCCACCTTTGACCAGAAAGTGGAAGTTAAATGGGCTATAAATTTAGTGGACTAAACCCATTTTGATGGAACTGTGGAATCGACTATAGAATATCCAACCCATTTCCATTTGTCCAACGAAAACTGGTTACATTCCTCCTAGCTCCGTTACGCCCAGAAATTGATTCTAAATAACACGTGTCCTCAAACTACAACTTTCCTACAAAAGGCAATCGGTTTGAtatagacctgtccatggggcGGGCCGGGCTCGGAAAATTTTTTGGCCCGCCTCTTAGGCCCGGGTCCGAcccagcccgaaatatgggcttaaaattttacccaagtcTAACccggaaaaaaataataagcccgagcccgacccggcctggcccgatttttaataaacacaaaaaaatattttaaaaataaaaaaataaaaaaaatatttttaaagtattttaaaattaaaaaataaaaatatatatttattatatttgggcCGGGCAGGGCCGAGCTCAGGCAAAAAAAGTTGAGCCTGaacccggcccattttttaaacgggcctctttttttgcacaagcccatatttcgggcctatatttttacccgaatccTTTCATATTTCGGGCGGACCGTCGGGCCGGGCGGGTCTAGTTTGATATCATGGCGGTCATATCATCAGCATCGCCGCTATCCATAGCATCGCTCTTCCGACCAATCCGAAAATATCCAACACTCGCCGACCTCGTCATAACCGCCACTTCCATCCGCTGCTTATCGTCTTTATCGCAACCAATGGATGACCGGCAACAACCTGAATCGAAAAAGCGCGTGGTGGTCTGCGGGGGAGGCATAATCGGCGTTTGCACGGCTTATTTCCTTGCCAAGAAAGGTGAAGCCGTCACTCTCGTTGAAAAATCTTCGGTAGCTTGTGCCGCTTCCGGAAAAGCAGGCGGGTTCCTCGCCCTAGACTGGTGCGACGGTGGTCCCGTCGAATCACTCGCGCGTGCTAGCTTTAATCTCCACCGTTCACTCTCCGAAGAACTCAACGGCCCCGACTCGTACGGGTATCGGCCCTTGACCACTCTTAGCATTACAGTAACCGAATCAGGGCCTTCTTCTCCGTCCGGTTCCAAGTCGTCCGGTGACTCTATGATCCCATCATGGGTCGATGGGGCGACACGTGGGCCTAGAACAATCGGGACGACGCAAACAACAGCCCAAGTACATCCTCAATTATTCACAAGAACTCTGTTAAACACAGCCGTCGAGAAATATGGTGTTGAGGTGGTGATTGGGAAACTGGAGCAGCTACGTGTTGAGGAGGGGAGAGTTGGATCGGTTGTACTCGAAGGGGGACGAGTTATTGAGTCGGACTCGGTCGTTCTATCACTTGGGCCTTGGACTGGAAAGTTTGAGATGTTAGCTTCAATGTTCAGAGTTTCTGGGCTTAAGGCCCATAGTATTGTTTTGGAGCCGAAAGACCCTGGTGCCATAACGCCCCATGCCCTCTTTCTTAGCTTTCATCCGCAGGGCGGCAAAGCCATGGACCCCGAAGTTTACCCTCGTCCAACTGGTAAGTACGactgtgatttttttaaaaaaaattttgcataacAATGTTATGATAGTTGTAGTTATAAAAGTAAGCGTGATTTGGAATGGTAGGGGAAGTGTATATATGTGGGATGTCAGCGGAGGAAGAGGTGCCAGATGATCCAGAGCAAATAGTAGGCAACCCAGCATCAATAGCGATGCTAAAGAGAGTGGGTAAAAGTGTTTCGAGCCATCTGAGGGAAGGAGAAGCGCGAGTGAAGGCAGAGCAAGCTTGTTTCTTGCCATGCACCGACGATGGGGTGCCGATAATAGGAGAAGTTCCAGGGATGAAGGGGTGTTATGTTGCCACTGGTCACAGTTGTTGGGGGATACTCAATGGTCCAGCTACAGGTGCTGCTGTGGCTGAGCTTGTTCTTGAGGGACGTGCTACCATTGTTGATCTTAGTCGGTTTAGTCCTGCTAGATTTATTGGGCGTAGGAGGGTTAAAGTTTAAGTTGTATTTTCAGACACCATTTTTATGAAGCAAGTAAACGACCATGGGGGGATCAGATTTACCtttatttgtttgtaaattAAGGCAGAGATAAACACCAGTTTGCTCTAAATCGTCGGTGGGATACCCCTCAACTGTGCTTGAGCTTTTCAAGTTATCAAATACCACCTCTTTTAGTTTTTGTGAATGATATAACTTTAGAATAGTATCACTGTactctttttgaaaattttaaaatttagttttgagATCAtgagtttttatatttttattttatttaaaaattttgagttttctaTCTAATTTTGCGGTTTTGtagttgaaatatttttttagctctgatatttacaatttttgataatttgagttttattctttgaaagtatataattttttaataatttaaataaaaacataaaaatttaaacatattttaaaaataaaataaaataaacaaaaatgattttaaaatataaaaatcccaAAAGTCAGTGTTATCTAAACTAAATCTGATCAGTTAGTCAATCTAATTGGATTGAGAACCAGTTGGGGTATTAATTCGCGGAGAGGTAAAAGATTGGTTggcttgaaaattgaaaattggtaTAAACTATTTAAATCAATAGTTGAATTGATTCAAAATTCATGCAGTTCgaagcaaataaattattaaaaataaaaaataaaaagtgtttaaaaaattatagaaattgatttaattgtattttagcccaattaaatttgtttgtatTGATATGTAGGTCAACCAGTTCTTTACCCTTCACAAGAAGATTGATATCCTAATCGATTCTGATCTAATTGGTTTGTTTCAATTTAGATAACAttgaaatttggaatttttgaCTTTaaagagttcttatttttttcaattttttaaaaatatatttttgaacttttatgatttttaatttgaaaaaaaataatttttgatacttttatttttattttaataatttatttgctttgaacCAATTGGACTGGTCATTCTAAAAATCAGTTTGTCAGACTAGTCCGAAATCGTTTAAACCATTTCTTTAGCTCGATTCAACCAATCCAGGTCAACTTGTTTTTTATCTTTCACAGACAATATCCTAATCAGTTCCTTATCCATTTGATTCGACTGGTTGGTTCGgtttagtttaaataatattgaactttggaatttttatggttttaaaccatttatatttttaattttttaaagagcttttattttttataatttttatttaaaaatttataatttttaaatttattatatgtttttatttaaaatatgaaaaaaataatttttatttttttaaaaaaaattatataattttaaagggtAATGACGAAATtgataaaaacaatattataaGATGGTAAGAGAGACGTGACAAAGTACAGAACATTACAAAGTTTCACGTGAGAACTAGACTTTCAACTCCTAGGTCTAAGGTAGAAACTTGGGAAAGCAGTGATTTCAAATGAAACAAGAGAGTTTTACCTCGTGGAGTAGAGACCAAATCCAAATAGGATGCCATAcatatcaaaaacaaaattatgatACTAAGGTTCCATCACCACCTATCCATATTGGCATTATATGATGTTAATAATACCACAGGTATATTATGAATAAAAGTATAATCATCAATGTAATTCACAAAGGCTTTTACTTAAGAATATGGATCATGTATAAGAATGTACCATAGGAATTCTCTTTcgtttcaaaaaataaaaaataaaaaactttacATATCATTAGAAAAGAATGGCTACTAgaatttggttgaaattttctccttgttaaaataaaagtttgaaaatgcAAAAACTGAGCAACAAAACTTATTCACACGTGTAGAGGTAGCAAGTGTACACCCCAACCATTTGCatgcacatacaaaaataaacccaaaaatatATAGGAGGAAATTTGCTGCACTAGTGTGAGATAactc
This genomic window contains:
- the LOC105803964 gene encoding putative oxidoreductase TDA3, which gives rise to MAVISSASPLSIASLFRPIRKYPTLADLVITATSIRCLSSLSQPMDDRQQPESKKRVVVCGGGIIGVCTAYFLAKKGEAVTLVEKSSVACAASGKAGGFLALDWCDGGPVESLARASFNLHRSLSEELNGPDSYGYRPLTTLSITVTESGPSSPSGSKSSGDSMIPSWVDGATRGPRTIGTTQTTAQVHPQLFTRTLLNTAVEKYGVEVVIGKLEQLRVEEGRVGSVVLEGGRVIESDSVVLSLGPWTGKFEMLASMFRVSGLKAHSIVLEPKDPGAITPHALFLSFHPQGGKAMDPEVYPRPTGEVYICGMSAEEEVPDDPEQIVGNPASIAMLKRVGKSVSSHLREGEARVKAEQACFLPCTDDGVPIIGEVPGMKGCYVATGHSCWGILNGPATGAAVAELVLEGRATIVDLSRFSPARFIGRRRVKV